In one Cronobacter dublinensis subsp. dublinensis LMG 23823 genomic region, the following are encoded:
- the ybbA gene encoding putative ABC transporter ATP-binding protein YbbA, producing the protein MPAENILEVHHLNKSVGQGEHALSILTGVELVVKPGQSIALVGESGSGKSTLLAILAGLDDGTDGEVRLLGEPLHQMDEEARARLRARDVGFVFQSFMLIPTLNALENVELPAMLRGESGKASRQQAQALLEQLGLGKRLDHLPAQLSGGEQQRVALARAFSGRPSVLFADEPTGNLDRQTGDRIADLLFSLNRDSGTTLILVTHDPALAARCDRTLRLRDGKLWEEA; encoded by the coding sequence ATGCCAGCGGAAAACATTCTTGAAGTTCATCATCTTAATAAATCCGTCGGTCAGGGGGAACACGCACTTTCCATCCTTACCGGAGTTGAACTGGTTGTCAAACCGGGTCAGAGCATCGCGCTGGTGGGCGAGTCCGGGTCCGGCAAGTCGACGCTGCTGGCAATACTCGCCGGGCTTGACGACGGCACCGACGGCGAGGTGCGCCTGCTGGGCGAGCCGCTGCATCAGATGGACGAAGAAGCGCGGGCGCGGCTGCGCGCGCGCGATGTCGGCTTCGTGTTCCAGTCATTTATGCTGATCCCAACCCTCAACGCGCTGGAGAATGTCGAACTGCCCGCGATGCTGCGCGGCGAGAGCGGCAAAGCCAGCCGCCAGCAGGCGCAGGCGCTGCTGGAGCAACTGGGGCTTGGCAAACGCCTCGATCACCTGCCCGCGCAACTCTCCGGCGGCGAGCAGCAGCGCGTGGCGCTGGCGCGCGCGTTCAGTGGCCGTCCGTCGGTGCTGTTCGCTGACGAACCCACCGGCAACCTCGATCGCCAGACCGGCGATCGCATCGCCGATCTGCTCTTCTCCTTAAACCGCGACAGCGGCACCACGCTTATCCTGGTGACCCACGATCCTGCCCTGGCGGCCCGCTGCGATCGCACCCTGCGCCTGCGCGACGGCAAGCTGTGGGAGGAAGCATGA
- the ybbP gene encoding putative ABC transporter permease subunit YbbP translates to MTARWFWREWRSPSLLIVWLALSLAVACVLALGKISDRMEKGLSQQTREFMAGDRTLRSSRAVPQAWLNKARSDGLTVSRQLSFTTMTFADDRPQLANVKAVDDRYPLYGTLQTRPPGLSPAPGTALLAPRLMALLGLKPGDNVDVGDTTLKVAGEVIQEPDSGFNPFQMAPRLLMNLADAERTGAVQPGSRLTWRYKFAGAPESLSRYERWLLPQLQPEHRWTGLEQDESALGKSLQRSQQFLLLSALLTLLLAVAAVAVAMSHYCRSRYDLVAILKTLGAGRAALRKLIIGQWLMVLALAAITGGAAGLVFEALLMQLLKPVLPATLPEASFWPWLWAVGSMVVISLLVGLRPYRLLLATQPLRVLRRDAVANLWPLKIYLPVMALIVVALLAGLMGGRMLLWAVLAGAAALAALCGVAGWALLWALKRLPLRSLALRLAVNRLLRQPWQTLSQLATFSLSFMLLALLLVLRGDLLDRWQQQLPPESPNYFLINIAPEQRDAVKGFLAEHQIIPQTFYPIVRARLTQMNGKSTAGNEDEALNRELNLTWQAERPEHNPITAGSWPPGPGEVSMEEGLAQRLNIAPGDSVTFTGDTQAFTAKVTSLRKVDWESLRPNFFFIFPPGALDGQPQSFLTSFRADNADTMLTQLNRAFPTVSVLDIGAILKQIGQVLEQVSRALQVMVVLVTACGVLLLLAQVQVGMHQRRQELVVYRTLGAQKTLLRATLWSEFALLGLVAGLVAAIGAEVALGVLQTRVFDFPWEPDWRLWVTLPLCGALLLSLCGGWLGVRLLRSKALFRQFSA, encoded by the coding sequence ATGACGGCCCGCTGGTTCTGGCGCGAATGGCGCTCGCCGTCGCTATTAATCGTCTGGCTGGCGTTAAGTCTGGCGGTGGCCTGCGTACTGGCGCTTGGCAAGATAAGCGACCGTATGGAAAAAGGCTTAAGCCAGCAGACGCGCGAATTTATGGCGGGCGACCGCACGCTCAGGAGCTCCCGCGCGGTGCCGCAGGCGTGGCTTAATAAAGCGCGCAGCGACGGGCTGACGGTCTCCCGCCAGTTAAGTTTTACCACCATGACCTTCGCCGACGACCGCCCGCAGCTGGCGAATGTGAAGGCGGTGGACGATCGCTATCCGCTCTACGGCACGTTGCAGACGCGCCCGCCGGGTCTCTCGCCCGCGCCGGGCACTGCGCTGCTGGCGCCGCGGCTGATGGCGCTGCTTGGCCTGAAACCGGGCGATAACGTGGACGTGGGCGACACGACGCTTAAGGTGGCAGGTGAGGTCATCCAGGAGCCGGACAGCGGCTTTAACCCGTTCCAGATGGCGCCGCGGCTCCTGATGAACCTCGCGGATGCGGAGCGCACCGGCGCGGTGCAGCCCGGCAGTCGTCTTACCTGGCGCTATAAGTTCGCCGGCGCTCCCGAATCGCTTTCGCGTTACGAGCGCTGGCTATTGCCGCAGCTTCAGCCTGAGCATCGCTGGACCGGGCTTGAGCAGGACGAGAGCGCGCTCGGTAAATCGCTCCAGCGCTCGCAGCAGTTTTTGCTGCTCTCTGCGCTCCTGACCCTGCTGCTGGCGGTGGCCGCCGTGGCGGTGGCGATGAGCCACTACTGCCGCAGCCGTTACGATCTGGTGGCTATCCTGAAAACCCTCGGCGCCGGGCGCGCGGCGCTGCGTAAGCTGATTATTGGCCAGTGGCTGATGGTGCTGGCGCTCGCGGCCATTACCGGCGGGGCGGCGGGGCTGGTGTTTGAGGCGCTGCTCATGCAGTTGCTCAAACCGGTGCTGCCCGCCACGCTGCCGGAGGCGAGCTTCTGGCCGTGGCTCTGGGCCGTGGGGTCAATGGTGGTTATCTCCCTGCTGGTGGGACTGCGTCCGTATCGCCTGCTGCTGGCGACGCAGCCCCTGCGCGTATTGCGCCGCGACGCGGTGGCGAACCTCTGGCCGCTAAAAATCTATCTGCCGGTGATGGCGCTGATCGTCGTGGCGCTACTGGCTGGCCTGATGGGCGGGCGGATGCTGCTCTGGGCGGTGCTCGCGGGCGCGGCGGCGCTGGCCGCGCTGTGCGGCGTGGCGGGCTGGGCGCTGCTGTGGGCGCTTAAGCGGCTGCCGCTGCGCTCGCTTGCGCTGCGCCTCGCGGTGAACCGCCTCTTGCGCCAGCCGTGGCAAACCCTGAGCCAGCTGGCGACGTTTTCGCTCTCCTTTATGCTGCTGGCGCTGCTGCTGGTATTAAGGGGCGATCTGCTTGATCGCTGGCAGCAGCAACTGCCGCCGGAAAGCCCGAACTACTTTCTGATTAATATCGCGCCGGAACAGCGCGATGCGGTGAAAGGGTTCCTGGCGGAGCATCAGATTATCCCGCAGACGTTTTACCCCATCGTGCGTGCGCGCCTGACGCAGATGAACGGCAAGTCCACGGCGGGTAATGAGGACGAGGCGCTTAACCGCGAGCTTAACCTCACCTGGCAGGCCGAACGCCCCGAGCATAACCCGATCACCGCAGGCAGCTGGCCGCCGGGGCCGGGCGAGGTATCGATGGAAGAAGGGCTGGCGCAGCGGCTGAATATCGCCCCCGGCGACAGCGTGACGTTCACCGGCGACACCCAGGCGTTTACCGCGAAAGTGACCAGCCTGCGTAAAGTGGACTGGGAAAGCCTGCGGCCTAACTTTTTCTTTATTTTCCCGCCGGGGGCGCTGGACGGACAGCCGCAAAGCTTCCTTACCAGCTTTCGGGCCGATAACGCCGACACGATGCTGACGCAGCTGAACCGCGCGTTTCCGACGGTCAGCGTGCTGGATATCGGGGCTATCCTGAAACAGATTGGCCAGGTGCTGGAACAGGTAAGCCGCGCGCTGCAAGTGATGGTGGTGCTGGTGACCGCCTGCGGCGTGCTGCTGTTACTGGCGCAGGTGCAGGTCGGGATGCATCAGCGCCGCCAGGAGCTGGTGGTCTACCGCACGCTCGGCGCGCAGAAAACGCTGCTGCGCGCCACGCTCTGGAGCGAGTTTGCGCTGCTGGGGCTGGTCGCCGGGCTTGTGGCGGCCATTGGGGCGGAAGTGGCGCTCGGCGTGTTGCAGACCCGCGTGTTTGACTTCCCGTGGGAGCCCGACTGGCGGCTGTGGGTGACGCTGCCGCTGTGCGGCGCGCTGCTGTTGTCACTGTGCGGCGGCTGGCTCGGCGTAAGGCTGCTCCGCAGCAAGGCGCTGTTTCGCCAGTTCAGCGCTTAG
- a CDS encoding MetQ/NlpA family ABC transporter substrate-binding protein, whose protein sequence is MGLLKGWRTLAGALLLAGGMQAAQAGDPQTITFGVAPGPYGDMVKQAIAPSLKEKGYKVVVREFSDYVQPNMALANGSIDANLFQHSLYFEKFTADKGLKLTKLLTVPTAGMGLYSRKVKSIDALKKGDIITLSNDPTNLARGLRFLQSMGLITIKPNIDPTKASERDIATNPKGLVFKPLEAAQLPRTLDSVTAALVNGNFAIAAGLDLSSALKQEQLDENLKNIIAVRSEDADKPFAKDIVAAVKSPAYAAVINDPKNIFNAFQKPDWMTAAQK, encoded by the coding sequence ATGGGATTGCTTAAGGGCTGGCGCACGCTTGCGGGCGCATTACTTCTGGCAGGCGGCATGCAGGCCGCGCAGGCGGGTGACCCGCAAACCATCACCTTCGGCGTGGCGCCGGGGCCTTACGGCGACATGGTGAAACAGGCTATCGCGCCGTCGCTTAAAGAGAAGGGTTATAAGGTCGTGGTGCGCGAATTCAGCGATTACGTGCAGCCTAACATGGCGCTCGCCAACGGCAGCATCGACGCTAACCTGTTCCAGCACTCGCTCTATTTTGAAAAATTCACCGCCGATAAGGGTCTTAAGCTCACGAAACTGCTGACCGTGCCGACCGCCGGGATGGGCCTCTATTCCCGCAAAGTGAAAAGCATTGATGCGCTGAAAAAGGGCGACATCATTACGCTCTCTAACGACCCGACCAACCTGGCGCGCGGGCTGCGCTTTTTGCAGTCGATGGGCTTAATCACCATTAAGCCGAATATCGACCCGACCAAAGCGTCCGAGCGCGACATCGCCACTAACCCGAAAGGGCTGGTGTTTAAACCGCTTGAAGCGGCGCAGCTGCCGCGCACGCTCGACAGCGTGACGGCGGCGCTGGTTAACGGCAACTTCGCTATCGCGGCGGGCCTTGACCTCTCTTCTGCGTTAAAGCAGGAGCAGCTTGATGAAAACCTGAAAAACATCATCGCGGTCCGCAGCGAAGACGCCGACAAGCCCTTTGCGAAGGATATCGTGGCGGCGGTGAAATCGCCGGCTTATGCCGCGGTGATTAACGATCCGAAAAATATTTTTAACGCGTTTCAGAAGCCTGACTGGATGACGGCGGCGCAAAAATAA
- the sfbB gene encoding virulence-associated ABC transporter ATP-binding protein SfbB, giving the protein MITLTHVCVDFTTGGQRTRAVDDVTLQIPRGTIFGIVGTSGAGKSTLLRTLNALQRPSQGRVTVAGTEISALSGAALRTARQRIGMIFQHFNLMHTRTVAQNVAFSLKAAGWERAKIGPRVAEILDLVGLSDKASRYPVQLSGGQKQRVGIARAIANHPDVLLCDEPTSALDLETSATILALLREINARLGITVVLITHEMNVIKTICDRVAVMSGGKVVEEGEVFDIFARPQHPFTQQLVSHTLNLTLPSRLREHLHGSLLKILFIGDSAEQPVLSEVAVNFGVAVNILHGKIEYIGERALGILVVQLTAKDNPSAVEAAVEHIRARTAQVEVIHG; this is encoded by the coding sequence ATGATTACACTCACTCACGTCTGCGTCGATTTCACGACGGGCGGCCAGCGCACGCGGGCGGTTGACGACGTTACCCTGCAAATCCCGCGCGGCACGATTTTCGGGATAGTCGGCACCAGCGGCGCCGGGAAAAGCACGCTGCTGCGTACCCTGAACGCCCTGCAACGACCGTCGCAGGGGCGCGTCACCGTCGCTGGCACAGAAATCTCCGCGCTTTCCGGCGCGGCGCTGCGCACCGCGCGCCAGCGTATCGGGATGATTTTCCAGCACTTCAATCTGATGCATACCCGCACCGTGGCGCAGAATGTCGCTTTCAGCCTGAAGGCGGCGGGCTGGGAGCGGGCGAAAATAGGCCCGCGCGTGGCGGAAATTCTCGACCTGGTGGGGCTTAGCGATAAAGCCAGCCGCTATCCGGTGCAGCTGTCCGGCGGGCAGAAGCAGCGCGTCGGCATCGCCCGCGCCATCGCTAACCACCCGGATGTGCTGCTGTGCGACGAGCCTACCTCGGCGCTGGATCTGGAAACCTCCGCCACCATCCTGGCGCTGCTGCGGGAGATCAACGCACGCCTTGGGATCACCGTCGTGCTGATCACGCACGAGATGAACGTTATCAAGACGATTTGCGATCGCGTGGCGGTGATGTCCGGCGGCAAGGTGGTGGAAGAGGGCGAGGTGTTTGATATTTTCGCGCGCCCGCAGCATCCGTTCACGCAGCAGCTGGTGTCGCACACGCTGAACCTGACGCTGCCTTCGCGCCTGCGCGAGCACCTGCACGGCTCGCTGCTGAAGATCCTCTTTATCGGCGACTCCGCCGAACAGCCAGTGCTGTCGGAGGTGGCGGTTAATTTCGGCGTGGCGGTGAATATTCTGCACGGCAAAATCGAGTATATCGGCGAGCGCGCGCTCGGCATTTTAGTGGTGCAGCTGACGGCGAAAGATAACCCGTCGGCGGTTGAAGCGGCGGTAGAGCACATTCGTGCCCGCACGGCGCAGGTGGAGGTGATCCATGGATGA
- a CDS encoding methionine ABC transporter permease, whose translation MDDLLADLTLAFGETFQMLGISTLLAIVGGLPLGFLLFVTDRHLFWQNRAINVVGSVLVNIIRSVPFVILLVLLLPLTQWLLGNTIGPVAASVPLSVAAIAFYARLVDGALREVDRGIIEAAEAFGASPMRIICTVLLPEASAGLLRGLTVTLVSLIGYSAMAGIVGGGGVGDLAIRYGYYRYETEVMVVTVIALIVLVQVVQMLGDWLANRADRRDRH comes from the coding sequence ATGGATGATTTACTCGCTGACCTGACGCTGGCATTTGGCGAAACGTTCCAGATGCTGGGCATTTCGACGCTGCTGGCGATTGTGGGCGGCCTGCCGCTCGGCTTTTTGCTCTTTGTGACCGACCGCCATCTGTTCTGGCAGAACCGCGCCATTAACGTCGTGGGTTCGGTGCTGGTGAATATTATCCGCTCGGTGCCGTTTGTTATCCTGCTGGTGTTGCTGCTGCCGCTGACGCAGTGGCTGCTCGGCAATACTATCGGGCCGGTGGCGGCGTCGGTGCCGCTCTCCGTCGCGGCTATCGCGTTTTACGCGCGGCTGGTGGATGGCGCGCTGCGCGAAGTGGATCGCGGCATTATCGAGGCGGCGGAGGCGTTTGGCGCAAGCCCGATGCGTATCATCTGCACGGTGCTGCTGCCGGAGGCGAGCGCGGGCCTGCTGCGCGGCCTGACGGTAACGCTGGTCAGTCTGATTGGCTATTCGGCGATGGCCGGGATTGTCGGCGGCGGCGGTGTCGGGGATCTGGCGATTCGCTACGGCTATTATCGCTACGAAACCGAGGTGATGGTCGTGACCGTTATCGCGCTGATTGTGCTGGTGCAGGTTGTGCAAATGCTCGGCGACTGGCTGGCGAACCGCGCCGACCGCCGCGATCGGCATTGA
- a CDS encoding pyridoxal-phosphate dependent enzyme, producing MSIVDSVMSLIGQTPLLRLAKLDTGPCELLLKLENQNPGGSIKDRVALSMINEAERAGRLAPGGTIIEATAGNTGLGLALIAAQKGYRLILVVPDKMSREKIYHLRALGVDVRLTRSDVNKGHPAYYQDYAQRLADELPGAFYIDQFNNPANPLAHETTTAPELFDQAGGRIDVIVVGVGSGGTLGGLQAWFRQHSPQTEFVLADPVGSILADQVETGRYHEAGSWLVEGIGEDFIPPLAHIEGVKQALRVTDAEAFSTVRDLLKIEGVLAGSSTGTLLAAALRYCRAQTTPKRVVTFACDSGNKYLSKMFNDDWLRQQGLQARPATGDLRDFIAFRHDEGAAVTAAPDDTLATVLARMRLYDISQLPVLEEGRVAGIVDEWDLLTFIQGDSQRFLTPVSAAMNREVVTLDKHASERELFEVFSRGLVAVITDDTRFLGLITRTDVLNRWRNRLES from the coding sequence ATGTCGATAGTTGATTCAGTGATGTCTCTCATCGGGCAGACGCCGCTGCTGCGCCTCGCTAAGCTCGATACCGGCCCGTGCGAACTGCTGCTGAAGCTGGAAAACCAGAACCCCGGCGGCTCTATTAAAGACCGTGTGGCGCTCTCGATGATTAACGAGGCCGAGCGTGCGGGACGGCTTGCGCCGGGCGGCACGATAATCGAAGCCACCGCGGGCAATACCGGGCTTGGGCTGGCGCTGATCGCCGCGCAAAAAGGCTACCGGTTGATTCTGGTGGTGCCCGATAAAATGAGCCGCGAGAAGATTTATCACCTGCGTGCGCTCGGCGTGGACGTGCGACTCACCCGCTCGGACGTTAACAAGGGCCATCCGGCGTATTACCAGGATTACGCGCAGCGCCTCGCCGATGAGCTGCCCGGCGCGTTCTACATCGACCAGTTTAATAACCCGGCGAACCCGCTCGCCCATGAAACCACGACCGCGCCGGAACTCTTTGACCAGGCGGGCGGGCGCATTGACGTCATCGTCGTGGGCGTCGGCTCCGGCGGCACGCTTGGAGGATTGCAGGCCTGGTTTCGTCAACATTCTCCGCAGACGGAATTTGTGTTAGCCGATCCGGTAGGATCGATCCTAGCCGATCAGGTCGAGACCGGGCGTTATCACGAGGCGGGATCGTGGCTGGTGGAAGGCATTGGCGAAGATTTTATTCCGCCGCTGGCGCACATTGAGGGCGTTAAGCAGGCGTTACGCGTCACTGACGCCGAGGCGTTCAGCACCGTGCGCGATCTGCTGAAAATCGAAGGCGTGCTGGCGGGCTCTTCCACCGGCACGCTGCTTGCCGCCGCGCTGCGCTACTGCCGCGCGCAGACGACGCCGAAGCGCGTCGTGACCTTCGCCTGCGACAGCGGCAACAAATACCTGTCAAAAATGTTCAATGACGACTGGCTGCGCCAGCAGGGGCTCCAGGCGCGGCCCGCGACCGGCGACCTGCGCGATTTCATCGCGTTTCGCCATGACGAAGGCGCCGCCGTCACCGCCGCGCCGGATGACACGCTGGCGACCGTGCTGGCCCGGATGCGGCTCTATGACATTTCGCAGCTGCCGGTGCTGGAGGAGGGCCGCGTGGCGGGCATCGTCGATGAATGGGATCTGCTGACGTTTATTCAGGGCGACAGCCAGCGCTTTCTCACCCCCGTTTCCGCGGCTATGAACCGTGAGGTGGTGACGCTCGATAAACACGCCAGCGAACGCGAATTGTTTGAGGTGTTCTCGCGCGGGCTGGTGGCGGTCATCACCGACGACACACGCTTTCTTGGTCTTATCACCCGCACCGATGTCCTGAATCGCTGGCGCAACCGGCTTGAATCATAA